The following is a genomic window from Variovorax paradoxus.
ACGTGGTCGGCCAGGTGGTCGACACCATGGCCTCTATCAATGCCTCGTCCAAGAAGATCGTCGACATCATCGGCGTGATCGACGGCATTGCCTTCCAGACCAACATCCTGGCACTCAATGCAGCCGTTGAAGCCGCGCGCGCAGGCGAACAGGGCCGCGGCTTCGCGGTTGTCGCCGCAGAAGTGCGCAGCCTCGCGCAGCGCTCTGGCGCAGCCGCCAAGGAAATCAAGGGCCTGATCGACGACTCCGTCGGCAAGGTCGACGTGGGCAGTGCGCTGGTCGGCGAAGCCGGCAAGACCATGGCCGAGATCGTGGGCAGCGTGAAGCGCGTGACCGACATCATCGGCGAGATCACGGCTGCCAGCCAGGAGCAGAGCACCGGCATCGAACAGGTGAACCAGGCCATTGCGCAGATGGACCAGGTGACGCAGCAGAACGCGGCGCTGGTCGAGGAAGCGGCCGCCGCGGCGCAATCCATGCAGGAGCAGGCCGCCAGCCTCGTGGAAGCGGTGAGCGTGTTCAGGCTGGAGGCCGGGGCCCACGCAGGCCACGTCACGCGCGTCGAACCCACGCACACTGCGGAGTCGGCGGAACGGCCGCTCCCCGGCCTGCGCAAGAAGAAGGAGGCGATTGCTTCCACCCCTCCCTTGGCCCTCGCCCGCGGCGCCGCCGGCGACTGGACCGAGTTCTGAAAAAGCCGACCCGACCGCGCCGCATCAACGGCGCCGAACGCCTCGAAAGGCCTTCAACTTTTGCGCGTCCTGCCGATAAACAAGCAACAGGCGTCCTGACCGGCGCCTTCCGTCCGACAAAAGAAACGTTTTACAGGTAAAGCCTCATGTCCATGTTTTATACGGGCCTGTCCGGCCTGAGCGTGGCGCGAACCGCGCTCATGACCACGGCCCACAACACGGCCAACGTGTACACCACCGGCTACAGCCGCCAGACCGCGCTCGTCTCCACGCTCGACGGCACGGTCAACGGCGCGGGCTTCGTTGGAAACGGTGCGCGCGTAACCACGGTGCAGCGCAGCTACGACCGCTACCTGACGGCCCAGCTCAACGGCGCCGAGGCCTCGGGCGCAGCGCTTGCGAGCTATGGTTCGCAGATCAACCGCATCGACTCCCTGCTGGCCGACAAGACCGCTGGCCTCACGCCGCTGATGCAGAGCTTCTTTGCCAGCGTGCAGGGCGTGGCCAACACGCCCGCCGACCCCGCCGCTCGCCAGCAGCTCATCAGCGCGGCCCAGTCGCTGGCCAACAAGTTCCGCTCCACCGACCAGTACCTCACCGACCTGAACACATCCGTCAACGACCAGATCGAAGGCAGCGCTGCAAAGATCAACACCTATGCCACGCAGATCGCAAGCCTGAACCAGCAGATCAGCCAACTCAGCGCCATGGCCGGCGGCCAGCCGCCCAACGACCTGATGGACCAGCGCGACCAGTTGGTGAGCGACCTCGGCAAGATCGTCGAGGTCAAGGTGATGGAGCAGGACAGCGGCCAGTACAACGTTTTCATCGGCAACGGCCAGACGCTTGTGCTGGGCGACCGCGCCGCGAAGATGCAATCGGTGCAGTCTTCCGTCGATCCCACGCGCCAGTCGATGGCGCTGGTCGGTCTGACCGGCACGGTTTCCGAACTCAACGACAACGTGCTCACCGGCGGATCGCTGGGCGGGCTGCTGGCCTTCCGTTCCGAAACGCTCACCAGCACGCAGAACGCCGTCGGCCGCCTCGCAATGGCACTGGCCAGCGAGTTCAACGACCAGCACAAGCTTGGCGTGGATCTGAACGGCGTGCTTGGAACCGACTTTTTTTCGCAGGCCGTGCCCGGCGTTTTCTCGCATGCAAAGAACGCCGGCGACATGGTGCTCGGCGCCAGCGTGACCGATACCTCGCAGCTCTCGACCAGCGACTACTCGGTGCAGGTGAAAGACGTGGCGGGCACGCTGACCTACACGGTCACGCGGCTGTCCGACAAGCAGGTGATGGGCGACTACACCTCGTTCCCGGCCAGCTTCGACGGCGTGAGCCTCTCGGTGGCCAGCGGCACCGCGCAGGCGGGCGACTCGTTCCTGGTGCAGCCCACGCGCACCGGTGCGCGCGACATGGACGTGCTGGTGCGCGAAACGGCCAAGGTGGCCGCCGCATCGCCGCTCGTTACCGGCAAGACGGTGGGCAACAAGGGCACGGGCGTGCTGAGCCCCGCGGTCGTCGACCAGGGCTACCTGGCCTCGCCGCTTGCGGCTACGGTCACGCTCGCCTACGACGCCGGCGGCAATACGCTGTCGGGCTTCCCGGCGGGCTCAGCTGTTACCGTCACGCTGGCCGATGGCACTGCCACCAATTACCCGGCCGGCACGCCCGTGCCCTACACCGCAGGCGCCGCCATCAGCTTCGACGGCATCGAGGTCAAGCTCACGGGCGCACCCGCCGAGGGCGACACCTTCACCATCGGCAAGAACGTGGCTGGCGTGTCGGACGGCAGCAATGCGCTGAAGCTCGGCGCGCTGCAGCGCAAGAACGCCATGGACGGCGGCACCTCCACCTTCAACGGCGCCTTTGCCAAGCTGGTGAGCGAGGTGGGCAACCGCGCCATGGAGATTCGCGTGGCGTCGCAGACGCAAGAGAGCGTCACGGGCCAGATCCGCGCCAGCCGCGACTCGATCTCGGGCGTGAATCAGGACGAGGAAACCGCCAACCTGCTGATGTACCAGCAGATGTACCAGGCCAATGCCAAGGTGATCCAGACCGCATCGACCATGTTCGACGCGATTCTGGGCATCCGCAACTGATCCGGCCCTCGTTTTTACAGAACAGATTTCAGGAGTCGAGATGCGCATCAGCACCCAATCCTTCTACGCCCAGAGCATGAATGCCCTGGGTTCGCAGCAACAGCAGCTGTTTCGCGTTCAGCAGCAGCTTGCCGCGGGCACCAAGTTCCTGACGCCGGCCGACGATCCGGTGGCCGCCGCGCGCGCGCTCGGCGTCAGCCAGTCGATGGCCGAGTCGGCCCAGTACGCCAGCAGCCGCAGCCGCGCGATGCTCTCGCTTTCGCAAGAGGAAACCGCGCTGAAGTCGGCCACCTCGATCATGCAGAACATGAAGACGCTGGCCGTGCAGGCCGGCAACGGCACCTTGTCGGACGCCGACCGCGCCTCGCTGGCCACCACGCTGCAGAGCAACCTGGACCAGTTGGTGAACGTGGCCAATGCCGACGACGGCAACGGCCAGTTCCTGTTTGCCGGTTTCAAGAGCGCCAGCCCGCCATTCGTGGCCGACGCCGCAGGCGGCATCCAGTACATGGGCGACCAGGGCCAGCGCCTCATGCAGATCGACGTGTCGCGCCAGATGGCGACCACCGACGACGGCCGCAGCGTGTTCCAGTCGGTTCAGGGCGGGGCAGGTTACGTGAGCTCGGCCGGCGCGGCCAACACCGGCTCGGGCGTGTTCGGGCCCGTGGGCCTGACCGATGCAACCGCCGCCAACTATGGCAAGGACTTTGTCATCAGCTTTGCGGGCGGCAACTACACCGTGACCACCCAGGACACGCCTCCCGTGGTGGCCGCAACGGGCCCCTACGTGGCCGGCACGCCCATTTCGTTCGGCGGCCTGCAGGTCAAGATGAGCGGCACCCCCGCCGACGGCGATACCTTCCAGGTGGAGACGGCCCGCAACGCGGGCACCGACGTGTTCGCCGCCATCGGCGACATGATCTCCGCGCTGAAGAAGCCGCTGGCCGGCGGCGGCGATGCGGCGCAGGCCGAGCTGCTCAACGCGCTCAGCACCTTCAACGTGAAGATCACCAACGCGCACGACAACGTGCTCACGGTCACCTCCTCGATCGGTTCGCGCATGAACGAGCTCGAGGCGCTCAACACAGGGGGGGCCTCGCGCCTGCTGATCGACAAGAGCTACCTTTCGGAGATCGAGGACCTGGACCCGGCCAGCGCCATTTCGGAATACCTGCAGCGCGAAACCTCGCTGAAGGCAACGCAGCAGACCTTTGCACGGTTGCACAGCATTGCGCTGTTCAACTACCTGTAACGAAGAGCGGGGCGGCCCGGGGCGCCCCTCAGGGCCGCAAGGTTTGCGTGAGCTGCAGCACCGAAGAAAGCGCCGCGGCAAAGCGCGGCTCAAGAAACGCGCTGAACTGCGGCAAGAGCAGCTGCAGCATGCCGATGCCCGCCAGTAGCGTGAGCGGAAAGCCGACGGCAAAAATGCTGAACTGCGGCGAGGCCCGGTTGAGGATGCCCATTGCCAGGTTGAGCGTGAGCAACGCGGTAACCAGCGGCAGCGAAAGCATGAAGCCATTGATGAAGATCTGCCCGCCGCCCAGCACCAGGAACATCCAGCCTTGCGCGGCCAGTGGCGCATCGGCAATCGGCAGGGTGCTGAAGCTCTCGGCCAACCCGGCCACCATCAGCAAGTGGCCGTCCACCGCCAGAAAAAGCAGGATGGCCAGCATGTGCATCAGCCGTGCAATCACCATCGTGGCGCCGCCGGCCATGGGGTCGAAAAACGAAGCGAAGGAAAGGCCCATCTGCAGGCCGATGTATTCGCCCGCGGCCAGCACGGCGGCAAACACCATGCGCATGGTGAAGCCGATGGCGCCGCCAATGAGCACTTGCTGCACGATGATCCAGATACCGCCGGCCGAAACCACCGGCACCGGCGGCATCGGCCCGAGCGTCGGCGCAATGGCAATCGTCAGCAGGGCCGCAATGGCCACCTTGAGCTGGCGCGAAACACCAGGCTCGCCGAACACCGGCGCGGTGCTCACCAGCGCCAGCATGCGGATGAACGGCCAGAGAAAAGCCGTCAGCCAGGCGGTCAGCTCCGCCGAGGTGACGGAGAAAATGGCGGGCATCGCGCGCGTGCCCTCAGGCCACGAGTTGCGGAATGCTCGAGAACAGTGTGCGGATGTAGTCGAGCATCTGCGCCAGCATCCACGGGCCGGCAATTACCAGCACTGCGCACACGGCCAGCAGCTTGGGAATGAACGAGAGCGTGGCTTCGTTGATTTGCGTGGCAGCCTGGAAGATGCTGATGATCAGGCCAACAACCAGGGCCACCAGCAGCATCGGTGCGCCAAGCAGCAGCGAGACGTGAATCGCCTGGCTGCCCAGGGACATGACGGATTCGGGTGTCATTCCGGTCCTCTAAAGATAAAAGCTCTGGGCCAATGCGCCGATCAGCAGCTGCCAGCCGTCGGCCATGACGAACAGCATCAGCTTGAACGGCAATGCGATGGAAGCGGGCGGCACCATCATCATGCCCATCGACATCAGCACGCTGGCGACCACCAGGTCGATGATGAGAAACGGAATGAAGATGGTGAAGCCGATCTGGAACGCCGTTTTCAATTCGCTGATCACGAAGGAGGGCAGCAGAATGCGCAGCGGCACTTCCTCGGGCCCCTGCATGTCGGGAATCTTCGCGAGACGGGCGAACAGGGCGAGGTCGTTTTCGCGGGTCTGCTTGAGCATGAACGACTTGAAGGGCGCAATGCCTTTCTCCAGTGCCTTCTCTGCCGTGAGCTTGTTTTCGGAAAACGGCTTGTAGGCTTCGTCGTAGACCTTGTCGAACACCGGCGACATCACGAAGAAGGTGAGAAACAGCGACAGGCCCACAAGAACCTGGTTGGGCGGCGAAGACTGCGTGCCGATGGCCGTGCGCAGCAGGCCCAGCACGATGAGAATGCGCGTGAAGCTCGTCATGCTCAGCAGCAGTGCCGGCAGGAACGTGATCGAGGTAAGCAGCACCAGCGTCTGCACGTTGAGCGACCAGGTCTGGCTGCCGCCGGGGCCGGGCGAGCTGGTGAGCCCGGGCAAGCCTTGCGTCCATGCCGTCATCGGCAAAACCAGGGCGAGCAGGGTCAGCACGACGCTGCGAAAGCGCCGATGGGAAGCAAGGCGAATCATGGGTTGGGCCGCTGCCTGAGTCCGAGGGAGTCGCGCAGTTTTTGAGCGAAGAGGCCAGCCGCGCCGGCAAAGCGCGGGTCTGGCGTGGCGGTGGCTTCACCCGAGACCGGGTTGGCGGACACCGCCTGTGCGGGCATCGAATGCAGCGTGTTCACCTGGCTCGATGTAACGCCCAGCACCAGCCATGTGGCGCCCACCTCGACCACCACCACGCGTTCGCGCTGGCCGACCATGGCGCTCGAGACCACTTTCACAAACTGGCCGCCGCCCAGGCGCTGCAGCCCGAAGCGGCGCGCCGCCCAGGCGCACAAGAAGA
Proteins encoded in this region:
- the flgL gene encoding flagellar hook-associated protein FlgL is translated as MRISTQSFYAQSMNALGSQQQQLFRVQQQLAAGTKFLTPADDPVAAARALGVSQSMAESAQYASSRSRAMLSLSQEETALKSATSIMQNMKTLAVQAGNGTLSDADRASLATTLQSNLDQLVNVANADDGNGQFLFAGFKSASPPFVADAAGGIQYMGDQGQRLMQIDVSRQMATTDDGRSVFQSVQGGAGYVSSAGAANTGSGVFGPVGLTDATAANYGKDFVISFAGGNYTVTTQDTPPVVAATGPYVAGTPISFGGLQVKMSGTPADGDTFQVETARNAGTDVFAAIGDMISALKKPLAGGGDAAQAELLNALSTFNVKITNAHDNVLTVTSSIGSRMNELEALNTGGASRLLIDKSYLSEIEDLDPASAISEYLQRETSLKATQQTFARLHSIALFNYL
- the fliQ gene encoding flagellar biosynthesis protein FliQ → MTPESVMSLGSQAIHVSLLLGAPMLLVALVVGLIISIFQAATQINEATLSFIPKLLAVCAVLVIAGPWMLAQMLDYIRTLFSSIPQLVA
- the fliR gene encoding flagellar biosynthetic protein FliR, which codes for MPAIFSVTSAELTAWLTAFLWPFIRMLALVSTAPVFGEPGVSRQLKVAIAALLTIAIAPTLGPMPPVPVVSAGGIWIIVQQVLIGGAIGFTMRMVFAAVLAAGEYIGLQMGLSFASFFDPMAGGATMVIARLMHMLAILLFLAVDGHLLMVAGLAESFSTLPIADAPLAAQGWMFLVLGGGQIFINGFMLSLPLVTALLTLNLAMGILNRASPQFSIFAVGFPLTLLAGIGMLQLLLPQFSAFLEPRFAAALSSVLQLTQTLRP
- the fliP gene encoding flagellar type III secretion system pore protein FliP (The bacterial flagellar biogenesis protein FliP forms a type III secretion system (T3SS)-type pore required for flagellar assembly.), with the protein product MTAWTQGLPGLTSSPGPGGSQTWSLNVQTLVLLTSITFLPALLLSMTSFTRILIVLGLLRTAIGTQSSPPNQVLVGLSLFLTFFVMSPVFDKVYDEAYKPFSENKLTAEKALEKGIAPFKSFMLKQTRENDLALFARLAKIPDMQGPEEVPLRILLPSFVISELKTAFQIGFTIFIPFLIIDLVVASVLMSMGMMMVPPASIALPFKLMLFVMADGWQLLIGALAQSFYL
- the fliO gene encoding flagellar biosynthetic protein FliO, with amino-acid sequence MSLLASRLRRAAVSIAAAASSLGAHVAHAALPTVPSPVEAAPAVGASGLLQAGFGMFVVLGLIFLCAWAARRFGLQRLGGGQFVKVVSSAMVGQRERVVVVEVGATWLVLGVTSSQVNTLHSMPAQAVSANPVSGEATATPDPRFAGAAGLFAQKLRDSLGLRQRPNP
- the flgK gene encoding flagellar hook-associated protein FlgK, with translation MSMFYTGLSGLSVARTALMTTAHNTANVYTTGYSRQTALVSTLDGTVNGAGFVGNGARVTTVQRSYDRYLTAQLNGAEASGAALASYGSQINRIDSLLADKTAGLTPLMQSFFASVQGVANTPADPAARQQLISAAQSLANKFRSTDQYLTDLNTSVNDQIEGSAAKINTYATQIASLNQQISQLSAMAGGQPPNDLMDQRDQLVSDLGKIVEVKVMEQDSGQYNVFIGNGQTLVLGDRAAKMQSVQSSVDPTRQSMALVGLTGTVSELNDNVLTGGSLGGLLAFRSETLTSTQNAVGRLAMALASEFNDQHKLGVDLNGVLGTDFFSQAVPGVFSHAKNAGDMVLGASVTDTSQLSTSDYSVQVKDVAGTLTYTVTRLSDKQVMGDYTSFPASFDGVSLSVASGTAQAGDSFLVQPTRTGARDMDVLVRETAKVAAASPLVTGKTVGNKGTGVLSPAVVDQGYLASPLAATVTLAYDAGGNTLSGFPAGSAVTVTLADGTATNYPAGTPVPYTAGAAISFDGIEVKLTGAPAEGDTFTIGKNVAGVSDGSNALKLGALQRKNAMDGGTSTFNGAFAKLVSEVGNRAMEIRVASQTQESVTGQIRASRDSISGVNQDEETANLLMYQQMYQANAKVIQTASTMFDAILGIRN